The following proteins are encoded in a genomic region of Necator americanus strain Aroian chromosome II, whole genome shotgun sequence:
- a CDS encoding hypothetical protein (NECATOR_CHRII.G7304.T1) has translation MELHMSCLDGYQSGVSCIHVHAVAILDEAGSGIFRPLRLDAGETSTSNACASTATITAKRREYAPEVESYDNMKALLSELAGELSRVDRFDILNRLNEAVNGVVRNAVNEMLGDGNKGRLTIKTERKRNGKKFMDDDSNLEEEARNILQTDRKLLQTCFICGERNPDANDDDEVV, from the exons ATGGAGTTGCATATGAG CTGTCTTGACGGATATCAGTCAGGAGTGTCATGCATTCACGTTCATGCAGTGGCAATACTCGACGAAGCAG GTAGCGGTATATTTCGACCCCTGCGCTTGGATGCCGGTGAAACTTCGACGTCAAATGCGTGCGCTAGCACTGCTACGATAACCGCTAAACGTCGCGAATATGCTCCTGAGGTCGAATCTTATGATAAT ATGAAAGCGCTTCTCTCTGAGCTCGCAGGAGAATTATCTAGAGTAGATCGCTTCGACATATTGAATAGACTGAATGAGGCTGTGAATGGTGTAGTGCGAAACGCTGTAAACGAAATGTTAGGTGATGGAAACAAAGGG AGATTGACGATAAAGACGGAGAGGAAAAGGAACGGAAAGAAATTCATGGATGACGATAGTAATCTGGAGGAAGAGGCGCGAAATATCCTGCAAACGGATCGTAAACTGCTCCAGACTTGTTTCATCTGTGGTGAAAGGAATCCAGATGCGAATGATGACGATGAAGTGGTTTGA
- a CDS encoding hypothetical protein (NECATOR_CHRII.G7304.T2) — protein MELHMRLTLTANVVVCEHIRHNAAVLTDISQECSGIFRPLRLDAGETSTSNACASTATITAKRREYAPEVESYDNVNDEIVAPEDVQKQDNRKEALQTTESMKALLSELAGELSRVDRFDILNRLNEAVNGVVRNAVNEMLGDGNKGRLTIKTERKRNGKKFMDDDSNLEEEARNILQTDRKLLQTCFICGERNPDANDDDEVMGVRYTDGPAESSAGYGSRTTSTSLTKLGNILDDNGEGTKRVEGMMGLERPVKTGHLSI, from the exons ATGGAGTTGCATATGAG ATTAACTCTCACTGCGAACGTTGTGGTGTGTGAGCATATCAGACACAATGCAGCTGTCTTGACGGATATCAGTCAGGAGT GTAGCGGTATATTTCGACCCCTGCGCTTGGATGCCGGTGAAACTTCGACGTCAAATGCGTGCGCTAGCACTGCTACGATAACCGCTAAACGTCGCGAATATGCTCCTGAGGTCGAATCTTATGATAATGTAAACGATGAAATTGTAGCCCCTGAAGACGTTCAAAAGCAGGACAATCGCAAAGAGGCCCTCCAGACAACTGAAAGC ATGAAAGCGCTTCTCTCTGAGCTCGCAGGAGAATTATCTAGAGTAGATCGCTTCGACATATTGAATAGACTGAATGAGGCTGTGAATGGTGTAGTGCGAAACGCTGTAAACGAAATGTTAGGTGATGGAAACAAAGGG AGATTGACGATAAAGACGGAGAGGAAAAGGAACGGAAAGAAATTCATGGATGACGATAGTAATCTGGAGGAAGAGGCGCGAAATATCCTGCAAACGGATCGTAAACTGCTCCAGACTTGTTTCATCTGTGGTGAAAGGAATCCAGATGCGAATGATGACGATGAAGTG atgggtgttcgctacacggatggaccagctgagagctcagctggatacggctcaaggaccacgtcaacgtcactcacaaaACTTGGGAACATCTTGGACGataatggcgagggaacgaaacgagtggaagggATGATGGGGCTCgaacgtccagtgaagacgggccatctaagtatctaa
- a CDS encoding hypothetical protein (NECATOR_CHRII.G7303.T1), which translates to MERLDCTERKLLRQLLGYFWPRVCHNEDLYAEIDVVYRRMTRRKHQHLAPPSKVAKVNRLRLFGHILRRPADRLVQRVLRSSSGSSWKKPPGRKRKFWTEAVKEDLRTLGVNRQLKRDVRFRRVWNSDEWIDSVQALAEDREGWAEPCSRTAHLGQDADNRVRR; encoded by the coding sequence atggagaggcttgactgcacggaacgaaagctgcttagacagctacttggctacttttggcctagggtatgtcacaatgaagatctttacgcagaaattgatgtggtataccggcggatgacacgtcgaaaacatcaacatcttgcaccgccatcgaaagtggctaaagtaaatcgtcttcgcttatttggtcatatattaaggagaccggcagatcgccttgttcaacgagttctgaggagttcgtcgggttcgagctggaagaagccacctggccgaaaacggaagttctggactgaggcggtgaaagaggatctgaggacactcggcgtgaaTAGGCAGCTCaagcgagacgtaaggtttcgcagagtatggaatagcgacgaatggattgattctgtgcaagctctcgcagaagatcgagaagggtGGGCAGAGccgtgttcaaggacggcacacctcggccaAGATGCGgataatcgcgtcaggcgatga
- a CDS encoding hypothetical protein (NECATOR_CHRII.G7301.T1), which translates to MLNCRILSSELQQAALSRLLRYLCMPFAALQETRMRDRPVISIENYTIYCGDADENKEGGCARAVRNDYKKLVEEFGSTASRCAFLRLRDRGGRKLWIVSAHAPTETAEDNSKDAFYDELNALMSKIPSQQVVIVGIDANAKMGLEQQSDVLGKSYYAT; encoded by the coding sequence atgctgaactgccgaatactatcgagtgaactccaacaagccgctctatccagacttctgcgatatctctgtatGCCTTTTGCTGctctgcaggaaacacgcatgagagatcggcccgtcatcagcatcgaaaattacaccatatactgcggcgatgctgatgagaacaaagaaggtggctgcgcgagagctgtgaggaacgattacaagaaactggtggaggaatttggctcaacggcgtctagatgcgcctttttacgactgcgggatcgcggaggacgtaaactctggatcgtaagtgctcacgcacctacggaaaccgctgaagacaacagtaaggacgccttctatgatgaactcaatgcgttgatgtctaaaataccaagccagcaggtggtcattgtcggaatcgacgcaaatgcgaagatgggactcgaacaacaatccgatgtgctaggaaaatcgTACTATGCAACgtag
- a CDS encoding hypothetical protein (NECATOR_CHRII.G7302.T1): MGGLKNDECRSKFRQCVSIHVGVWTRKKLSDADSFTKCIQDAARETLPVLLPLKKFAFASAETKSTYNSVCVVRSAGDFNQEKRLRRKLRHQLQQDRDNEWTSRAMEFDKVWEDRKKAYALLKQYSGKMKRCSPVLNTANGVAVGEATLPIWKEHFKTLLNRLAPSAPELEHVHRPTYAVNEEPPTVSEVPVCIQKIKNGKSGGDDGISAEMLKYLPPSGIRGATKIIRSIWIDERIPDSWRYAIIIPLHKKLSVTDPKNYRGISLLRVMYKVLERIILDRLIKHREETTRDEQAGFRPGRSTIDQMFIVRRVIEIWQRYSKPMQLAFLDYEAAFDSPHRGRLLNALSADGVPGKFVRLLNDMNQGTTAAVRTPAGCTTPFEVVTGVRQGAVAGPFLFNFAIDDIMRRTVDQCPADIVLAPSGCPLTELEYADDVVILAESSTKLQHVVNLVSKLAAAYGLRLCPDKCKQMWIFSRPRTGIRVDGQPIELVDVTTT, translated from the coding sequence atgggaggtctgaaaaatgatgaatgcAGAAGCAAATTCCGCCAatgtgtgtctattcatgttggagtatggaccaggaagaagcttagcgatgcggattccttcacaaagtgcatccaagacgctgcaagggaaacgctcccggttctattgccgctgaagaagtttgcctttgcatctgcggaaacaaaatccacatacaattctgtatgtgtcgtgcgcagcgctggtgacttcaaccaggaaaagcgtcttagaaggaagctgcgccatcaactgcaacaagaccgcgataacgagtggacgtcaagagcgatggagtttgacaaggtgtgggaggacaggaagaaagcctatgctctactaaaacagtacagcggcaaaatgaaaagatgttcccctgtcctcaacactgccaatggggtagctgtcggtgaagcaacccttccaatttggaaggaacacttcaagacattgctgaaccggctagcaccgtcagcccctgaactcgaacacgttcatagaccgacatacgcggttaacgaggagccaccgaccgtgtCGGAGGTCccggtctgtattcaaaaaattaagaacggaaaatctggcggagacgacgggattagcgcagaaatgctaaaatatcttcctccgtctgggattcgtggagcgacaaagatcatccgttcaatatggatagacgaaaggatacctgattcgtggagatacgctatcataattcccctccacaagaagttatccgtcacggacccaaagaattatcgaggaatctctttgctgcgtgttatgtacaaggtactggagcgcattatcctggaccgactcattaaacatcgcgaagaaacaacgcgcgatgagcaagctggctttcgtcctggccgatctacgattgaccagatgttcatcgtcaggagagtgatcgaaatctggcagcggtattcgaagccaatgcaactagcgtttctggactatgaagccgcgttcgactctcctcaccgaggccgtcttctcaacgcgctgagcgccgatggagtaccaggaaagttcgttcgcttgcttaatgacatgaatcaaggAACAACCGCTgcggttcgaacaccagccggatgtacaacaccgtttgaagtggtaactggagtaagacaaggggcggtggcaggacccttcctgttcaattttgccatcgacgacattatgcgaagaacagtcgaccagtgtcctgccgacattgtcttagcaccatctgggtgccccttgactgaactcgagtacgccgacgatgttgttatactcgcggaaagcagtacgaaacttcagcatgttgtcaaccttgtatcgaagctggctgcagcctacggactacgcctatgccctgataaatgcaagcagatgtggatcttttcgagaccacgaacgggaatcagggtggacgggcaaccgatagaactcgtcgatgttACTActacctag